A stretch of Cyanobacterium sp. HL-69 DNA encodes these proteins:
- the uppP gene encoding undecaprenyl-diphosphatase UppP → MFTKSQSSIFTWVSGVLGGLMLVVLSQGASVAQNSVVETNTPSLNFIQAVFLGFVQGATEFLPISSSAHLKVVPMALGWGDPGVAFTAIIQLGSILAVIWYFWQDLKNLTMGMIKAWRTKNYDTHEFKIGTGIIVGTIPICVVGLAIKAFVDDFDGSAVRGLSAIALASIIMSILLAMAEKFCHPKRTFDDLSIKDGILMGLAETLALIPGVSRSGSTITAGLFINLERSTAARFSFLLGIPAITIAGLVELKDVLALNLTNESIMPLVVGTISSAIFSYLAIAWLIRFLQKQKTWIFVWYRLVFGLIILGVIFFN, encoded by the coding sequence TATTAAGTCAGGGGGCTAGTGTGGCTCAAAATTCGGTGGTTGAGACAAATACCCCATCATTAAACTTTATTCAGGCGGTTTTTTTGGGGTTTGTGCAAGGGGCAACGGAATTTTTGCCCATCAGTAGCTCTGCTCACTTAAAAGTTGTGCCAATGGCTTTGGGATGGGGGGATCCAGGGGTTGCTTTTACTGCTATCATCCAACTAGGTAGTATCTTGGCCGTCATTTGGTACTTTTGGCAGGATTTAAAAAATTTAACCATGGGCATGATTAAGGCATGGCGTACCAAAAATTATGATACCCATGAATTTAAAATTGGTACTGGTATCATCGTCGGTACTATTCCTATCTGTGTGGTAGGTTTAGCTATTAAGGCTTTTGTGGATGATTTTGATGGCTCTGCGGTGAGGGGTTTGAGTGCGATCGCCCTTGCGTCTATAATTATGTCTATCCTCCTTGCCATGGCTGAAAAATTTTGTCACCCCAAAAGAACTTTTGATGACTTATCTATCAAAGATGGTATCTTGATGGGGTTAGCAGAAACCTTGGCCCTAATACCGGGTGTATCTCGCTCAGGTTCGACTATTACCGCTGGATTGTTTATAAATTTAGAACGCTCGACGGCGGCTAGATTTTCTTTTTTACTAGGTATTCCAGCCATTACCATCGCTGGTTTAGTGGAATTAAAAGATGTTTTAGCCCTAAATTTGACCAACGAATCCATTATGCCCTTAGTTGTCGGCACTATTTCTTCCGCCATCTTTTCTTATCTTGCCATTGCTTGGTTAATTCGCTTTTTACAAAAACAGAAAACTTGGATTTTTGTCTGGTATCGTCTCGTATTTGGTTTAATTATCCTAGGAGTAATCTTTTTTAATTAA